The window ATATAGCATGCATGGAGAAAAtaagttgtttttttaaatgatttgtGTTGTTTGGTTTTATGGGAAGGGAATTTTCGTGGGATTCCAGCTGTTTGATGTCTAGATATTTTGTGAAGATTATTTTGGTTTGTAAGATGTATATAAGGTTTGATGCACTAATATACAACCCATTAATTAATGTCCAACTGTATACGATTCGGCTTTCCACAAAAGAAATACCAAAAGCAgcaagattttaattaatccaGCACACctaaaatcattattattattattattattattattattattattattattattattattattattattattattgttgttgttgttgttattgttatcatcatcattattgttgttattattaCTACTTCTGTTACCTCTTCTATTCTTGTGCTCCTCCAAATActagggaacatctttttgcATTAAGTAGGCTTCGGAATATATAGAGGAATGGATTTTGGTCTTTTATTATTGACTTAATTGGGCTTAAAAGTTTTCATGAGTTGAGAGTAAGAGTTATTCGATTGTACTATACAGTATAAAATTGGATTCTTATAAAATACATGCAAATTCagtatttttttgcaaatgaAATAGAAATCTATAACACAGTGAACGATGGAGACGAACCTGAGACCTTTGACCTCAGTACATTGACTATGTAtttgactcaactttattttattgtagcaaatagcaagcaagagtatatcGTATCACACAGAGACAATTAAGTGTAAacctaagtaccacgaaccaatttcaactactatccagacgatcgagaattttggttttaaactAACAACTactaaaagcatataaaatcagagattaaaataagcacttaaacaagaaaacaattaagcaagttgtagaaaatgatagagaaatatgcagaattcaaggatccgatgcacaactcatagcctaacccaattgaaaccgatttaccatttaaagtctccagaattgttgaatcaatcacaaatatagattAGTCGGTATTATGTTTACATATTcacactatttatttatgtatttattagCATTATACTATTACTCCCCCGGTCCATGATAAGttgtccattttatttttttcatttataataactGGATACActtttcactaactcattaaagtcactaactttttcaactctcttttcttcatatttcttaaaacccacgCCAAGTCAAAAGTGGACAACTTATGatgaatggagggagtattatcataattattgtTACTATAGTTggaatcacaatttttttaattgatagtcGGAAACAAAATTCTAGTTcgtccgtcccacttaagatgtcCACTTctatatttgtaaataaatcgctctctcctctcttcttattaaatactccctccgtccgtaaATAGGAGTCTCAATTCTttccgacacgggttttaagaaatgttaagaaaagtgagtggaagaaagttagtggaatagggatctcacttgtatatattagtttaaaaagatatgtgagtggaatgagttagtggaatgtgagatctctttaccatttatagtaattatgaaccgggactcctataaCCATTCGCggacagaccaaaatgaaaaaacggaactcctatttgcggacaGCGGAAGTATTCAACTACCTTCTTCTCTCTGCTTACTCAACCTAACAAGTAACAACTCCTCCTAAAATCATGTGACACTCAAGAATGTGAACATCTTGTGTGGAATGGAGAGAGTACATATGTAAGCTGTTGGCGGGAAGCTTTTGTTTATAGGGGATGTTGGGTGTAACaccccactttttcgaaccctaattttcgtaacataaaatttttgcattaaatgtcTTTAATGgtatgtggattaattgatgagtgaattaattgcatgatttctttgtgacctaattgcgatttggagttgagattTATCGGAATAGTCAAATGTATGACGTGAttgattgaataataaaaaatgtggaaaatatgacgtggctgttgaatagtcaaagatgtgaaaaatatgacgtgaccgttgaaaggtcaatgtgtTGAGAATATGAGGTGGAAGTAAAAATGGTTGATTTTGTGTGAATACTTTGATGcggaataatataattgtggcGAATTATTTCccaagggatgagtgagactAAATAggatttttataaatatcctacacattttatttggaattttcgacccttattattattggagaagaaatcctatttttcttggatttaattatttacttgggatgattatccaaattaaatccaaagtccaatcATTctatggaattttcgacccccaTGTTCAtttcatggagattttcgaaatctcctaTTTGTGggagaaggaattattttattatattatttgatcccttatttattctcttccatgaataaatataaatattctagcatatctttccatatctaagaagatcttgccatatcctatttaaattaggatttgaaaaaTCCTAGGCATAAAAATCGCCTACTCCATAATTATTTGGgaggatttattattttattctgctccgtgatattttattctactccgtaaaatatccaaataaaagCATAGGCCaattaaatagcctagaattcgaaattccccttatttctcccctAATTCACGCCAACTCCTCCCCAAatcttctcaaatctttaatttattttattaaagatattatatcttgcactctataaatacatgagaaAACCTAAACCTAGAATCAGATAAAAATCgcccttctctctctcaaaatcaCGCCTCCCCACTTCTccacttcttcttcaacttgttttctattttatttaagatcTCTTCATTCTTTACcaagaattgaagttgaaattcaagaactgttgaagaatcaaggctattacTTTGTTCTGTCGTTCGTTCTATCaagaaaaggtatttttatatcaatcttttctcatctaaccgattaatcggtgttcttgaaccctcGTGCATATAGATCGAGTGAAACGGGGAAACCAATTGATGAATGGAATGCATGTGTGTATGTGTGGATCGTGTGTGCGTGCCTCGGTGTGCGTGCGTATGTGTTGTGTGCGTGCGTGTGATGTGTGTTGtgaaacactcatgcgtgacacgttTTGATGATAGATATGGAGTTGTTGTGCGAATAAAAAGTGATACGATAATCATACCTTGATTTCGAATGGTGATATTAAAACGAATTAATCGGAAAAAGGAAAcgttgggaacatgcatgattttcgaatcaatgtttaaaattgatttgtgatacacataatttaaaggtgataatttgcgctctcagcgtgatagcAAGGGGAAGAGAATACTTGCGAGCtaagccgacgaggtgggcttttcttttaaaataaggacatcgtactaaatctttattgatgagaatgagatttgtgttatcatgccttgatttgttctGTCGTgcctatgccactattgagtTAATCGAATTaggatccttgtagagccgcaaactctacttggattagtgtacaccaatgttagaccgcgTGCCAGCttacgggttggccggtctagtgacctggattgcggccgcattccttgtcatgtagaatgaggatatggtaaacgtcgatgagaaaaatggttgcgcgaccgtgatttTGGATAAAggaaatattttggtgcctcgggcatttctaaagataaaaccccgatggacacttgagaatggcatgataactatatttgtgataaaactgttttcggcatgagtccactgagtatgtttatagtactcagccctgcatgtgttttcccctatgtgcaggttgagcagtgacgAGCGGTTGGCGATGTTGAGCaaaggaaataataataatatgattagTTTGAAACTtcgagtgtagttgtgtcttcatacatagcttcatccttctcttggttgcttccgCTAAAACATGAAACTTATGATTGTTTGGTTGagtttgcactattttatttcgTTGGAATATTGAGACGTGATATGGATTGGATTATCTTGAAACCTTGTCATTTCGAATAGTAATAGTGATAGCCCTTTTATCATTGAATTTCattgctaaggcattattcttctcttacttaattaattgttcattaaatactTTGGTAAAATCCCTtcaaatgaaaccctagcctatgatctttgtTTCATTTAAGTTCGCCTAGTTAACGACCGccatatttattataccctagaagggcgggtcgttacattGGGAGATTTTGGTTTGAAGCAAGAGGTAGTCACAGTTGGCTGTGACAATAATAGTGCTCTATGTTTAGCTAAATATCAGGTCTACCATGAAAGAAGCAATCACATTGACGTTCGTTTGCGTTTAAGAATAGAAAAGGAAGAGGTGAAGGTTTTTAAGGTGCCTAAGGTCGAGAATCCAGCCAATATGCTCGCTAAGTCGTTGCCTAATGAAAAGTTTCAGCTATGCATTAGATTGGTGAATCTGTGCATGTTGTAGTTTTTGCTGTGATTGAGAAATCAAGGTGGAGTTTGTTAAGTATCTAATAGCTCAAACACtagaagaaagagagaaagaagagatgTTCGAAGATTGAGAGTTGTGAGCTTCGATTAAATAAAGTTCCTTTTCGTTCACGTGCATTCGCTCTCAAATCTCGTAAGCTCGTTCTCAATTCGCAATCAATAGATTAAAAtctttcaaaatcaaaatgaaatataaatttccGATGACAAAATGAACACAACATTATTATTAACCCACTTTACAACATGATCTATCATCTCCTTCCCACTTCTCCCTCAATCGTTTATGACaatataacaataacaaatgataataaaacTCCTACATATGCTctcatatattattagtacACTAATGCATATTATAGCCAATGGCGGAATAATCTTGATCATGAACCAAACTCGTCGAACCCCACGCGTTGAATCCGGCCGCGTCGAACTCATTCGGCCACCACGCTTGATTCCCCTTCGACCCGTCCCCCTCCTCCCCAAGAAAACTCGACGATCCATCGTTCAGAAGATCCTCGAGTTCAGCATGAGTAAACCCTGATGCACTCATATGCATCCCCCCATTATTCTCAACAACACTACTTCCTTCCCCGTTCAAGGCGAACGAGCTCTCCGAAGACGAGAAGCCATTGACACAACTAATCTCATGAACCTCATCGCCTTTCAAAGGAATATAACTTTGATCAGCGGCGACTATGGCATCTTGATcttgattgtgattgtgaggATTCATCTTAGGCCAGAGGGATGGATTGTTGAAGAGGGAGAAAGGGTTTTGAAGCTGCATGTGAAGCTGGAGCCTTTCCATGGCTGAATTGCTTAGATTCTGCAAGCTGTCGTCTTCATTTGCGTCTTTCGTTTCCTGCCTCTTGTTCGATTGCTTGCGCCGCCCTAGTAGTTTTTTCTTCAGCCTCGTGTTCCAGTAGTTCTTGATGTCGTTGTCTGTTCTTCCCGGGAGCTGTGCAGCAATTATGGACCATCTAATTTCaatgaaaatgttaattacttaattataagATCGGAAAttttacatcaaattaaatccttcaaaaaaaagagaataaaaatgaaaagaatcaTACAAATTGAGAAACGACAAGCATAAACTAATTAGACAAATACCTGCTTCCGATGCTGATATAGAGGCTGCAGATGATGTTGTCTTCTTCCTCGGTGAATCCGCCGTGTTTGATGTTAGGCCTCAAGTAATTCAGCCATCTCAACCTGCAGCTCTTCCCACATCTCTTCAGCCCTATGCCAAACAAACAACacctttttattaaaatcatctatacaaaaaaataaatatattttgttactcaatttcttaattatgtaCCGATTTTCTGAGGAAGGGCGATCCAGTTTCCACCGGTGCCATATTTCTCGATGTAGGCTTTGAGCTTCGCGTCTTCCTCAGGCGACCACGGCCCCTTCTTCACGTTCGCTTTGTCGCAGCATGGAGCTCTTCCCATGGCTTTTTTTGAAAAGATTGAAAACTATTTGTGTTGTTGATTGTTGTGGGAAGGGATTGAAGACTTGGTTTTATAGGTAGGAAGATGATGATGTGATGCTTGAAGAAGAGCCTATAAAGTCTTGCAATCCTTTCTAGGGTTTgtacatttattttctatgcCCTCTTACATTTGGATTAGTTCAGtcctattattttatttcgttgtgattcttattattttatgtataacGTGACAAGGAACTGCATGAATTTCTCTGGattaattgtatttaattCCTTTGCTTTATGGGGtttgtaataattaattatgcagGGGGGAAAATATTGCAACACCAAAAATCAAGGTAGATGATCTCTGGATTTGTGAACTTCTTTTATTCGATCATTTTGCAGGATAAAAGTTGATACCGTATTTATCTAGTACTCCCACATTTTCCACAtaacgagttttaatgtgtgattgataaataagagagaaagagaaaaaatagttgaaattatatagtggATAACATGGCcataaatgacaaaataaaagagaaagagaaatagattatcataaataaatataaactatttCAATCAGAcgaacgaaaaaaaaaatggcatgTCTGGATGAgatagagggagtacattttataAAGTGTTGCTCTACAAAATCTAGAAGGTGTCATCTATTGCAAATGTTTGCATATGATGGAGAGAATGTTGGGGCTTTATTAATACCACTATTCTATTTTCTCGTATTACTTgcacttttctatttcatcTCGTTCCAAACTACTTgtactatttctattttaagtaagaATTAGAGTTCAGTGTTCCTTTATTAAATGATCtctcattacacttaaaatattaatttaattatactaaaaaatcaattctaaatttactacctaaaaagaaaagtgcgagtaacatgtgacggagggagtaccatacTACGACTAACTTTTATGCATGCGACACGTTCATACAACCGCTAACCTGAAATATATACCGAAACTGGTTAATTCACATTATACGTATAAATGCTGCTTCCTTTATTAGAATTTATCTTCAACAACACGTTAAGTGATGTCAGGTTATTTAGATGAGAAGCTTCAATTGCATTTCCCATGGCATAAAACAAggcaaaattatattaaattacttaatCTTTTCTGTTTGTCTCCCAGTAACTAATTCAAGTTCGGACAgcaaaaaagttatttttatctttccaCCAGCTTGCTAGCTGCTCTAACATTTTTTGTCAACGTTTGAACTTTCAACACCAGAAAATTTGTGTTATGAAGTAGGAAACCAAGATTAAAcctcaaaattaaaacatactaGTATCTTACATCATGTCTATCCTTGTCATGGTTTTAGAAAGTAAAATCTTGGTAAAGACTAAAGAGTGAGTAAAGATGAGTtggataataaattatttaaatctatttcagttatatattttcttaaaggAATAAATATTTAGACTTAGGGTggtttatttttctctttctttttaagAGTTATGGAAGGAGAAAAATTGTCTTACCAATTGAGTTGCTCCTCACTATATTACATTATCATTCCCTTCAAATTTTGCATCAATAGACCATAATTCAAACAACCTCATATCCGAAATCACACAAacccataatttaaataactcaaaataacaaaataacttCATTACTGAATTACTTTCtatcccttaaaaatagtCTTCCTTTTCTCCacaaaattaatctatttttgactaatttttctctcttatgaAATGGGTCATATTTTCACTAACAAcacttcaatcactttttttttctatttttctcctAATTTACCAACTTCGCATTATAACTTTGGTGTTCCCAAAGTCTATATTTTATGGACCGGAAGGAATACTTTATTTCAAAAAcctaaacaattaaattaatgaccGAGCAAACATAACTTTAAATATTAacttatgaattattttctttcgaAGTTCACTAAGCCACTCTTAGATGCCATATTCGGTTCATGCATACTTTTATCATAGTCAGTATTGTGGAATTGATTTGAACCACCATTGGACCACCTCCCCAACCCCTCAAACTACTTAATTAGAACCTACCTTGTGGCATACTAGTTGtagatttcaatatttttctaataatatATTCTCCTTTCTTAATCAATagttttcttttgatttgtCTCATaagttccattttttttagcaattttttctctcttgtgAGTTGACCttatactttttcattttataatttttcacatatttcaattacttttttatcttatactttattaattttatattaaaacttgtgcatTTTCCAAAgcctttatttttatttgacgATTTCAtcgaataatttatttaggtGCGAACTATATATGGAATCGAGCGTTAATTGTTAGTCCATATTTTTGGATCTCTATATATGTCCAAGGGTACATTCtataaaatttagtttaattaaattttatgtaactctaagtactcccttcgttcctcATTAGGAGTTTCATTCTTTAAGAAACGAGTTTAAAacatattaagaaaaatgagtggaaaaaagttagtagagtatgagtctcacttgtatatgacggactaaaatggagaaacgggactcctaatcgcgGACTTGCACTTTTACATctatattcaaatatatttttttctaattttacatgcatatatttttagataaaCAAAGACGCAATATTCTAtccaaaattttagttttattttatcaaatttgaacTTCACGAATGATGTCCGTtaaacaatactccctccgtcccacataattttacccaatattctattttagtccgtcccacataattttacccatttcacttttaccattttttatagtggacctcatattccactaactcattcatactcatattttattataaaaccaatactttaaaagtaggacccacatcccaccaattttttcaactcactttctgttacatttcttaaagccCGTGTCAGGTCAAactgtgtaaaattatgtgggacggagggagtaatatccTGACTACAGGAAAGATGTTTGTTTAGTTGGATTAGCGAGTCTAAAATTCACATTAAttatacacataaaataaaaattgtatagTTTCACATATGTCCTTtgttatttcactttttaacaAGATAAGAggaatttttgttaatatacCTTCGCTtggatataaaaaatggtaaacatAATGACTCAACTATCTAATCCTTATCCGGGTTATGAAAATAGCACTACATATTGtgtatttcatattttcatacataaaaattaaaatttcaagtaaTGATAATATCAATCGGTGATTACGTTATGATAACAGCACTATACATTGTATATGTGatcttttcatttatataaaaatttgaatttaaagaaTTGATAATATCAATCGCTGATTAGGGCTTAACCACCAGTCTTGCTGGCATAATCCCTGTTCTTGCTTGCAGACACCCTAAAAGCTACAAGTGGGCTATggttttcgttttttttatgaattaaaatagcaattaaataggaaaagGTGGTGAAAAAACAATGCATAATGCcgttaaaatttcaaaaaagttTAAGAGGGAACAACTCAATTGATTGACCTTGGTTCCCTACTTTAATAATCTCACtaccaattttataaaataaattaatagtataataagaTGGACAAGGTGGTCCGGAACCGCACTTGATAGAAATTACAAGGGAAAActgtcaaattttcaaaaagatatatagttatatattcatataaataatCGTCAAAAATCGACTCAGATCTTTAGGAAGAAGACACATTCTTCTGTTTGTCTTTCTCTCTAGgttatattctctctctcaagaGCTGGTGCATGTAATTACTTTCTTCCTTACAAGATAATTTATGtgcatactatataaaaaaatgattcattttATAACTCTTCTTAAAGTAGAACAAACAATCATATCagttcataaatatataaatattaattggcATCACAAAACATATCACTTCCTCATTTAATATCAATTCGTTGATTCATGAATTCCCGACTCAATATCAggaatcaatatatttaatgatatCGACTTATATTATTGTATCAATAGACTGATATGATTTTCGGTTTACAATGTTCTTTTTTTAACAGTTCCCAAGGGAACCACTCTCTATatccctgaaaagtatgacCATGTGattcggcacggattttaatgtataattggtaagataagagagagatggataaaaggatagtagtattagtgaAAGTGAGCTCCACATTATTAGTAATGTAGTgtaatggtataagttgtaaataaaatgatgtgtaaaGATCATGTGTTGTGTATAAGtatattccaaaattagaaagttcataaaGGCGGACTAATAATGAAATAGGAGTAGTTTATACTTTTTGggaatggatggagtataGAGTTACATACATGTGTGTATATGCATGTATGTtgatttcatatataaatattaatttaagaatGATAATAGTTGATTAGTATACCtctcaaaataatactattgaGTAGTATATAACCAGACTTCAATACTTTTCAGTTAAGTTCTCCAATACACTACTTAGTTCTAATCTCTACTGATGAGCAGTTGAATATTTATCTACTACAGATTCAATCAAACTTAGCTCTAATATCTACTTCATTTTTctatgatatttttgtgattgAAAGTGGAGCTAGTATATACTGGTTGTCTATATATCTCTACATATATCCTTAACTAGTTTTTTCATGGTCAGATCACATAATTAATGAGAATATTCCGCtcgtattaattaattaagctcaAAACATTACACTTTTAGCTAGTAACTAAACAAATATCcatgcaatatttaattatatcatgAAACTATGTTCATTACAATCTCAAGAAACACAGACAAG is drawn from Salvia hispanica cultivar TCC Black 2014 chromosome 6, UniMelb_Shisp_WGS_1.0, whole genome shotgun sequence and contains these coding sequences:
- the LOC125196516 gene encoding transcription factor MYB36-like is translated as MGRAPCCDKANVKKGPWSPEEDAKLKAYIEKYGTGGNWIALPQKIGLKRCGKSCRLRWLNYLRPNIKHGGFTEEEDNIICSLYISIGSRWSIIAAQLPGRTDNDIKNYWNTRLKKKLLGRRKQSNKRQETKDANEDDSLQNLSNSAMERLQLHMQLQNPFSLFNNPSLWPKMNPHNHNQDQDAIVAADQSYIPLKGDEVHEISCVNGFSSSESSFALNGEGSSVVENNGGMHMSASGFTHAELEDLLNDGSSSFLGEEGDGSKGNQAWWPNEFDAAGFNAWGSTSLVHDQDYSAIGYNMH